Proteins from a single region of Streptomyces spectabilis:
- a CDS encoding response regulator transcription factor has product MCAFVLVAEDDEKQADLIRRYLEREGHTVGVAHDGRTALERVRLHDPDLLILDVMMPEIDGLGVTRVLRSDPAPGAPGTGRGTGTLPILMLTARSTEDDLLLGLDLGADDYLTKPYSPRELMARVRTLLRRASGAAHRPPPEGDAQVLRAGGLVVDALRHEVTVDGQRVECTPGEFELLAAMAAEPERVFTRPQLLDRIHGSSGYISVRTVDVHVLNLRKKIEENPRTPQRLVTVFGVGYKLVAYQGPGAAPSALPAARRRGPAAGETAGRRGA; this is encoded by the coding sequence ATGTGCGCATTTGTCCTGGTCGCGGAGGACGACGAGAAGCAGGCCGACCTCATCCGCCGCTATCTGGAGCGCGAGGGGCACACCGTCGGCGTCGCCCACGACGGGCGCACCGCGCTGGAGCGGGTCCGCCTTCACGACCCCGACCTGCTGATCCTCGACGTGATGATGCCGGAGATCGACGGGCTCGGCGTGACCCGCGTGCTGCGGTCGGACCCGGCGCCCGGGGCACCGGGGACCGGGCGCGGCACCGGCACGCTGCCCATCCTCATGCTCACCGCCCGTTCCACCGAGGACGACCTGCTGCTCGGCCTCGATCTCGGCGCCGACGACTACCTCACCAAGCCGTACAGCCCCCGCGAGCTGATGGCCCGCGTCCGCACGCTGCTGCGCCGGGCCAGCGGGGCCGCGCACCGGCCGCCGCCCGAGGGGGACGCGCAGGTGCTGCGCGCGGGTGGCCTCGTCGTGGACGCGCTGCGGCACGAGGTGACCGTGGACGGGCAGCGGGTGGAGTGCACCCCGGGCGAGTTCGAGCTGCTCGCGGCGATGGCGGCGGAGCCGGAGCGGGTGTTCACGCGCCCGCAGCTGCTCGACCGGATCCACGGCTCGTCGGGGTACATATCGGTCCGCACCGTGGACGTGCACGTCCTGAACCTGCGCAAGAAGATCGAGGAGAATCCGCGCACGCCGCAGCGGCTCGTCACGGTCTTCGGGGTGGGCTACAAGCTGGTCGCGTACCAGGGTCCGGGCGCGGCGCCCTCCGCCCTGCCGGCGGCCCGGAGGCGGGGCCCGGCCGCGGGGGAGACGGCGGGCCGTCGTGGGGCGTAA
- a CDS encoding sensor histidine kinase codes for MPVRKSLLTRLLAVSVLVSVLSIAATAWLAAQTTSGAIRQEQGQVLADDARIYDRLLGLAAGAPNWRGADRTVRELSAETGRRIALTTQDRKVIADSAAGEHGAVPGSRLPARASAVVDPLAVDSTLAAGRDDDTAVGVGAGTRLGTGAAGGSGTGTGTGAVDRIDPRAVGPFRLPPEERARLRAMAEKLVGCAQDTGVSAKSVEGPSGRTYLETVGDSDEVVDYRCGAIALNEPTKTERKALDKISELADACMRRKGTKPVKLGLTMSRGGAPWLYAVAGPPPSKKPSEEAASGGVVPSPAPSVTGSAAAADPVAALAANCVDSARREQLGPYVSSPALLFITSPDGSRPSESGFRLSGANTAKLVGLAAAVLALTVAVTAFAATRLTRPLRALTTATQRMKTGEATEPVPARSAGEISQLAAAFNDMAAHRKALEEQRKAMVSDVAHELRTPLSNIRGWLEAAEDGVVATDPELVTSLLEEALLLQHIVNDLQDLAAADAGTLRLHREPACAADLAEQVVAAHQARADAAGVRLRARAEGEPWLTADPLRLRQAIGNLVSNAVRHTPAGGSVTVTSRVDSGRVAIEVADTGTGIAAADLPHVFDRFWRADKSRTRATGGSGLGLAIVRNLVQAHGGTVTAESAPGRGTTFTLHLPIT; via the coding sequence ATCCCCGTGCGCAAGAGCCTCCTCACCCGGCTGCTCGCGGTGTCCGTCCTCGTGTCCGTGCTGTCCATCGCCGCCACCGCCTGGCTCGCCGCGCAGACCACGTCCGGGGCCATCCGGCAGGAGCAGGGGCAGGTGCTCGCCGACGACGCGCGGATCTACGACCGCCTCCTCGGCCTCGCCGCGGGCGCCCCCAACTGGCGCGGCGCCGACCGCACGGTGCGCGAGCTCTCCGCGGAGACCGGGCGGCGCATCGCCCTGACCACCCAGGACCGCAAGGTCATCGCCGACTCGGCGGCGGGCGAGCACGGCGCGGTGCCCGGCTCCCGGCTGCCCGCGCGGGCGTCGGCGGTGGTCGACCCGCTGGCCGTGGACTCGACGCTCGCCGCGGGGCGCGACGACGACACGGCGGTCGGCGTCGGCGCCGGTACGCGCCTTGGCACCGGCGCGGCCGGCGGCAGCGGTACCGGCACCGGCACCGGTGCCGTGGACCGCATCGATCCGCGTGCCGTGGGGCCGTTCCGGCTGCCCCCCGAGGAGCGGGCGCGACTGCGGGCGATGGCGGAGAAGCTCGTCGGCTGCGCCCAGGACACCGGCGTGTCGGCCAAGAGCGTGGAGGGGCCGAGCGGACGCACGTACTTGGAGACGGTGGGTGACAGCGACGAGGTCGTCGACTACCGGTGCGGGGCCATCGCCCTGAACGAGCCGACGAAGACCGAGCGCAAGGCGCTCGACAAGATCAGCGAGCTGGCCGACGCGTGCATGCGCCGCAAGGGCACCAAGCCCGTGAAGCTGGGCCTGACCATGTCGCGCGGCGGTGCCCCGTGGCTGTACGCGGTCGCCGGGCCGCCGCCGAGCAAGAAGCCCTCCGAGGAGGCCGCGTCCGGCGGCGTGGTGCCGTCCCCTGCGCCGTCCGTCACGGGCTCCGCCGCGGCCGCCGACCCCGTCGCGGCGCTCGCCGCCAACTGCGTGGACAGCGCGCGCCGCGAGCAGCTCGGCCCGTACGTCTCCTCGCCCGCGCTGCTGTTCATCACGAGCCCGGACGGCAGCCGCCCCTCCGAGAGCGGCTTCCGGCTCTCCGGCGCCAACACCGCGAAGCTCGTCGGGCTCGCCGCGGCCGTGCTCGCCCTGACCGTCGCCGTCACGGCCTTCGCCGCGACCCGCCTCACGCGGCCGCTGCGGGCGCTCACCACGGCCACGCAGCGCATGAAGACCGGTGAGGCCACCGAGCCGGTGCCCGCGCGCTCGGCGGGCGAGATCAGCCAGCTCGCGGCCGCCTTCAACGACATGGCGGCGCACCGCAAGGCACTGGAGGAGCAGCGCAAGGCCATGGTCAGCGACGTCGCGCACGAGCTGCGTACGCCGCTGTCGAACATCCGGGGGTGGCTGGAGGCCGCCGAGGACGGCGTCGTCGCCACCGATCCCGAGCTCGTCACCTCGCTCCTGGAGGAGGCGCTGCTCCTCCAGCACATCGTGAACGACCTCCAGGACCTCGCCGCCGCCGACGCCGGGACGCTGCGGCTGCACCGGGAGCCCGCGTGCGCCGCCGACCTCGCCGAGCAGGTCGTGGCCGCGCACCAGGCGCGGGCGGACGCGGCGGGCGTACGGCTCCGCGCCCGCGCGGAGGGCGAGCCGTGGCTGACCGCCGACCCGCTGCGGCTGCGGCAGGCCATCGGGAACCTCGTCTCCAACGCGGTACGGCACACGCCCGCCGGGGGCAGCGTCACGGTCACCTCCCGTGTCGACTCGGGGCGGGTGGCCATCGAGGTCGCCGACACGGGGACCGGGATCGCCGCGGCGGACCTTCCGCACGTGTTCGACCGGTTCTGGCGTGCGGACAAGTCGCGTACGCGGGCCACGGGCGGGAGCGGGCTCGGGCTCGCGATCGTGCGCAACCTCGTGCAGGCACACGGCGGCACGGTCACCGCCGAAAGCGCCCCGGGCCGGGGCACCACCTTCACCCTCCACCTCCCCATCACGTGA
- a CDS encoding bifunctional 3'-5' exonuclease/DNA polymerase, producing the protein MNAERWVIGADEDGGVLVGPVGDDGRLVGPAVREADVVEAVRRRAGVGRWVWRSTADVYPRLLAAGVRVERCYDVEAAEALLLAYEGRLGEPRSAAAAWARGRRRPVPPDPAPRAAVPGAQDSLFEPTAAAPLPFDALVEVYAKQLERHEATAHPGRMRLLTAAESAGMLVAAEMNGAGLPWRADVHRDVLTELLGERYGGAGEPRRLAELADEVSAAFGHRVRPDLPADVVKAFARAGVRVRSTRRWELEEIDHPAVRPLLEYKSLYRVWTAHGWSWLQDWVRDGRFRPEYTPGGTVTGRWTTNGGGALQIPKVIRRAVVADPGWRLVVADADQMEPRVLAAISRDRGLMDVAGSPEDLYTRLSDRAFSGDREHAKLALLGAVYGQTSGDGLKNLAALRRRFPQAVAYVDDAARAGEEGRLVRTWLGRTSPPAAGSGEDALGEAGLPQEDAAEPEDAPREDAFTPGYASTNARARGRFTRNFVVQGSAAEWALLMLAALRRATAHLRAELVFFQHDEVIVHCPAEEAQEVAAAVREAGDLAGRIAFGETPVRFPFTTRVVRCYADAK; encoded by the coding sequence ATGAACGCGGAACGGTGGGTGATCGGCGCGGACGAGGACGGGGGTGTCCTGGTCGGGCCGGTGGGCGACGACGGACGGCTCGTCGGGCCCGCCGTGCGGGAGGCCGACGTCGTCGAGGCGGTGCGGCGCAGGGCCGGGGTCGGCCGGTGGGTGTGGCGCTCCACCGCCGACGTCTATCCCCGGCTGCTCGCGGCGGGCGTCCGCGTCGAGCGGTGCTATGACGTGGAGGCCGCCGAGGCCCTGCTGCTCGCGTACGAGGGACGGCTCGGCGAGCCGCGTTCGGCGGCGGCCGCCTGGGCGCGCGGCAGGCGAAGACCCGTGCCCCCGGACCCCGCGCCCCGTGCCGCGGTGCCCGGCGCGCAGGACTCGCTGTTCGAGCCGACCGCGGCGGCCCCACTGCCCTTCGACGCCCTCGTGGAGGTGTACGCGAAGCAGCTCGAGCGGCATGAGGCGACCGCGCACCCGGGGCGGATGCGGCTGCTCACCGCCGCCGAGTCGGCGGGCATGCTCGTGGCCGCCGAGATGAACGGGGCGGGACTCCCGTGGCGCGCGGACGTCCACCGCGACGTCCTCACCGAACTGCTCGGCGAGCGGTACGGCGGCGCCGGCGAGCCCCGGCGCCTGGCCGAGCTGGCCGACGAGGTGTCCGCGGCGTTCGGGCACCGGGTGCGCCCGGATCTGCCCGCCGACGTGGTCAAGGCGTTCGCGCGGGCGGGCGTCAGGGTCCGCTCGACCCGGCGCTGGGAGCTGGAGGAGATCGACCACCCCGCCGTGCGCCCGCTCCTGGAGTACAAGTCGCTGTACCGCGTGTGGACCGCGCACGGCTGGTCCTGGCTCCAGGACTGGGTGCGCGACGGCCGCTTCCGGCCCGAGTACACCCCGGGCGGCACCGTCACCGGCCGCTGGACCACCAACGGCGGCGGCGCCCTGCAGATCCCCAAGGTGATCCGCCGCGCGGTGGTCGCCGACCCGGGCTGGCGGCTCGTCGTCGCCGACGCGGACCAGATGGAGCCGCGCGTCCTGGCCGCCATCTCGCGCGACCGGGGCCTGATGGACGTCGCGGGCAGCCCCGAGGACCTGTACACGCGCCTGTCGGACCGCGCGTTCTCCGGCGACCGCGAGCACGCCAAACTGGCGCTGCTCGGCGCGGTCTACGGCCAGACCTCCGGCGACGGCCTGAAGAACCTGGCGGCGCTGCGCCGCCGCTTCCCGCAGGCCGTCGCGTACGTCGACGACGCGGCGCGCGCGGGCGAGGAGGGCCGGCTCGTGCGGACCTGGCTCGGCCGGACCAGCCCGCCCGCCGCGGGCTCCGGCGAGGACGCCCTCGGCGAGGCGGGCCTGCCGCAGGAGGACGCCGCCGAGCCCGAGGACGCCCCGCGCGAGGACGCGTTCACCCCCGGGTACGCCTCGACCAACGCCCGCGCGCGCGGGCGCTTCACCCGGAACTTCGTGGTGCAGGGCAGCGCCGCCGAGTGGGCCCTGCTCATGCTGGCCGCGCTGCGGCGGGCGACCGCCCACCTCCGCGCCGAACTGGTCTTCTTCCAGCACGACGAGGTGATCGTGCACTGCCCGGCCGAGGAGGCACAGGAGGTCGCGGCGGCGGTGCGCGAGGCCGGGGACCTGGCGGGGCGGATCGCCTTCGGCGAGACCCCGGTGCGCTTTCCGTTCACCACTCGGGTCGTACGGTGCTATGCCGATGCCAAGTGA
- a CDS encoding BTAD domain-containing putative transcriptional regulator, with product MAGELRFGLLGVPALYDADGEPRPLRSPKARALLTALLLEPGRVVSADALKEALWGARPPASARASLQNHVTRLRRLLDDPARLHAVPPGYRLRVADGELDVRVFERHAAGARAAHAARDWDAAERSAVAALRLWRGSPLSGLATTTAGDALVQRLEEARLLVLQWRYDAALERAPGQGPELSALVPELTSLVTEHPLRESFHRQLMLLLHRTGRQAEALAVHRELRRRLVEELGVEPGDGVRAAHREILNGPGPRAADAVRASRVVLAGGRPTTSPPGRAPRPAQLPPAPSHFTGREEVARELRERLTAGSEGAPPVVVISGMAGVGKSALALHVAHGLRERFPDGQLYVNLHGATPGVAPLTPGQALAALLRDLGAEARHAPQDPDAAAALLRSLLAPTRTLLVLDGAASAAQVRPLLPGGPGCGTLVTSRSPLAALDGAARFPLPPLSADASTALLRAASGRDDLGAGHALVRLTGRLPLALRIVAARLAARRALTPDALAGLLTDCEGRLRHLEYDDLSVRRSLDVALEALRTSERESDRDAARALGVIGALDLPAYGAPLLARLLPAPRCRAQAALDRLVDVALLEETAYGRYAPHDLVRDFARAHRKPVGEDAVTVGETALRWYGDTARAALLAITPEGQDRTDRLTVPAPGVPASAVPASGVPAPGGPAPAVPASGVPAPAVPASAVPAPGGPASAVPASAVPAPGVPAPGVPASGVSAPGVAASGVPASGVPAPGVPAPAVPAPTVPASGVPALGVPEPAVPASPVPAPGVPAPAVPASDVPAPGGPASGVPGPGVPAPAVPASGVSGTGVSGTGVSGTGVSGTGVPASDGPSGNGPSGDGLEGAGPFGSLDAAFAWADEELDTVVALAERYPGDASGLVPALVRYLFPYLQRRGRLTELGTLAALAVDTARLHGDPAVTAQALTDLAGHRFLTGRAGEALTLNDEALALWHSIGHVSCVRRGLNHRGLLLDGLGRRAEAVDALTRALELARSLDDPLSEAITFSHLGNLYEHSDARLAIVHHERSLAIGERIGHAVVRQSAHCNIGYARLTLGEPAAALGHFEVSLRVHGEYEDWHGESHTRLGLVRALRALGRTAEADRACALLLERAAHRGDTHMTGLARHQHGLLLHAEGRTQEAHDQWRSALTALESLDGVSPKVVTELIALTGGESSPSGV from the coding sequence ATGGCAGGCGAGCTGCGGTTCGGGCTCCTCGGCGTGCCCGCCCTGTACGACGCCGACGGCGAGCCCCGCCCGCTCCGCAGCCCCAAGGCCCGCGCCCTGCTGACCGCGCTGCTCCTGGAACCCGGCCGCGTGGTCTCCGCCGACGCGCTCAAGGAGGCGCTGTGGGGCGCGCGGCCGCCCGCCTCCGCCCGCGCCTCGCTCCAGAACCACGTCACCCGCCTGCGCCGCCTCCTCGACGACCCCGCCCGGCTGCACGCCGTACCGCCGGGCTACCGGCTGCGCGTGGCCGACGGCGAACTCGACGTCCGCGTCTTCGAGCGGCACGCCGCCGGGGCCCGCGCCGCCCACGCCGCCCGCGACTGGGACGCCGCCGAACGCTCCGCCGTCGCCGCCCTCCGCCTGTGGCGCGGCAGCCCGCTCTCCGGCCTGGCCACCACCACCGCCGGTGACGCCCTGGTCCAGCGCCTGGAGGAGGCCCGGCTGCTCGTCCTCCAGTGGCGCTACGACGCGGCCCTGGAGCGCGCCCCCGGACAGGGGCCCGAACTCTCCGCCCTCGTACCGGAGTTGACCTCGCTCGTCACCGAGCATCCGCTCCGCGAGTCGTTCCACCGCCAGCTGATGCTCCTCCTGCACCGCACCGGCCGTCAGGCGGAGGCCCTGGCCGTGCACCGCGAACTCCGCCGCAGGCTCGTCGAGGAGCTCGGCGTCGAGCCGGGCGACGGCGTGCGCGCGGCCCACCGGGAGATCCTCAACGGCCCCGGGCCCCGCGCCGCCGACGCCGTCCGGGCGAGCCGCGTCGTCCTCGCCGGCGGCCGCCCCACCACCTCGCCACCGGGCCGCGCGCCCCGGCCCGCCCAGCTCCCGCCCGCGCCCTCACACTTCACGGGCCGCGAGGAAGTGGCCCGTGAGCTGCGCGAACGGCTCACGGCAGGGAGCGAAGGCGCACCGCCCGTGGTCGTCATCTCGGGCATGGCGGGCGTGGGCAAGAGCGCGCTCGCGCTGCACGTCGCGCACGGCCTCAGGGAGCGCTTCCCCGACGGCCAGCTCTACGTCAACCTGCACGGCGCGACTCCTGGCGTCGCCCCGCTCACGCCGGGGCAGGCCCTCGCCGCGCTCCTGCGCGACCTCGGCGCCGAGGCCCGGCACGCGCCCCAAGACCCGGACGCGGCAGCCGCGTTGCTGAGGTCGCTGCTCGCCCCCACCCGCACGCTGCTCGTCCTCGACGGGGCCGCGAGCGCCGCGCAGGTGCGGCCGCTGCTGCCCGGCGGGCCCGGCTGCGGCACGCTCGTGACCAGCCGGTCCCCGCTCGCCGCGCTCGACGGCGCCGCCCGCTTCCCGCTGCCGCCGCTGTCCGCCGACGCCAGTACGGCGCTCCTGCGCGCCGCCTCGGGCCGTGACGACCTCGGCGCGGGGCACGCCCTGGTGCGGCTCACGGGCCGCCTCCCGCTCGCGCTGCGCATCGTCGCGGCCCGGCTCGCCGCCCGCCGCGCGCTCACCCCGGACGCCCTCGCGGGCCTCCTCACGGACTGCGAGGGCCGCCTGCGGCACCTGGAGTACGACGACTTGAGCGTGCGGCGCTCCCTCGACGTCGCCCTGGAGGCGCTGCGCACGTCGGAGCGCGAGAGCGACCGGGACGCCGCCCGCGCCCTCGGCGTCATCGGCGCGCTCGACCTGCCCGCGTACGGCGCGCCGCTGCTCGCCCGGCTGCTGCCCGCGCCGCGCTGCCGCGCCCAGGCCGCCCTGGACCGCCTAGTCGACGTCGCCCTCCTCGAAGAGACGGCGTACGGCCGCTACGCCCCGCACGACCTCGTACGGGACTTCGCCCGCGCCCACCGGAAACCCGTCGGGGAGGACGCCGTGACCGTCGGCGAGACGGCGCTGCGCTGGTACGGCGACACGGCCCGCGCCGCGCTCCTCGCGATCACCCCGGAGGGCCAGGACCGCACCGACCGCCTGACCGTGCCTGCGCCTGGCGTGCCTGCGTCTGCCGTGCCTGCGTCTGGCGTGCCTGCGCCTGGCGGGCCTGCCCCCGCCGTGCCCGCGTCTGGTGTCCCTGCGCCCGCGGTTCCTGCGTCCGCCGTGCCTGCACCTGGCGGGCCTGCGTCTGCCGTGCCCGCGTCTGCCGTGCCCGCGCCTGGCGTGCCTGCGCCTGGCGTGCCTGCGTCCGGCGTGAGTGCGCCTGGTGTCGCTGCGTCCGGCGTGCCCGCGTCTGGTGTTCCCGCGCCTGGCGTGCCCGCGCCCGCCGTGCCCGCGCCCACCGTCCCTGCGTCCGGTGTGCCCGCGCTTGGTGTTCCCGAGCCCGCGGTTCCTGCGTCCCCCGTGCCCGCGCCTGGTGTCCCTGCGCCCGCGGTTCCTGCGTCCGACGTTCCTGCGCCTGGCGGGCCTGCGTCCGGTGTCCCCGGGCCTGGCGTGCCCGCGCCCGCGGTTCCTGCGTCCGGCGTTTCCGGGACCGGCGTTTCCGGGACCGGCGTTTCCGGGACCGGCGTTTCCGGGACCGGCGTCCCCGCGTCCGACGGCCCCTCGGGCAACGGCCCCTCCGGCGACGGGCTCGAAGGGGCCGGTCCCTTCGGGTCGCTCGATGCCGCGTTCGCCTGGGCCGACGAGGAGCTGGACACCGTCGTCGCGCTTGCCGAGCGGTACCCCGGTGACGCCTCCGGGCTCGTCCCCGCCCTGGTCCGCTACCTCTTCCCCTATCTGCAACGCCGTGGCCGCCTCACCGAGTTGGGCACGCTCGCCGCGCTCGCCGTGGACACCGCGCGGCTGCACGGCGACCCGGCCGTGACGGCCCAGGCGCTCACCGACCTCGCGGGCCACCGCTTCCTGACGGGCCGCGCGGGCGAGGCCCTGACCCTGAACGACGAGGCGCTCGCCCTGTGGCACTCCATCGGCCACGTCTCCTGCGTACGCCGCGGCCTGAACCACCGGGGCCTGCTGCTCGACGGCCTCGGCCGCCGCGCGGAGGCCGTGGACGCCCTGACCCGGGCCCTGGAACTCGCCCGCTCCCTGGACGACCCGCTCAGCGAGGCCATCACCTTCAGCCACCTCGGCAACCTCTACGAGCACAGCGACGCCCGCCTCGCCATCGTCCACCACGAGCGCAGCCTCGCCATCGGCGAGCGCATCGGCCACGCCGTCGTCCGCCAGTCCGCGCACTGCAACATCGGCTACGCCCGGCTCACCCTCGGCGAACCGGCCGCCGCCCTCGGCCACTTCGAGGTCAGCCTGCGCGTCCACGGCGAGTACGAGGACTGGCACGGCGAGTCCCACACCCGCCTCGGCCTGGTCCGCGCCCTGCGGGCCCTCGGCCGCACCGCCGAGGCGGACCGCGCCTGCGCCCTCCTCCTGGAGCGCGCCGCGCACCGCGGCGACACCCACATGACCGGCCTGGCCCGCCACCAGCACGGCCTGCTCCTGCACGCCGAGGGCCGCACCCAAGAGGCCCACGATCAGTGGCGGTCGGCCCTCACCGCCCTGGAGTCCCTGGACGGGGTGAGCCCGAAAGTGGTGACGGAACTGATCGCACTCACCGGTGGGGAATCGAGCCCGTCCGGCGTCTGA
- a CDS encoding nitrilase-related carbon-nitrogen hydrolase, translated as MRVALAQTDCALGEVDENLEVARECVAQARAQSADLVVFPELSLHGYHLGALRRDTSLAADDPRLLDLSLLGPDVLIGLHEHTSLRAYNTAGYYAAGALRHAHRKLYLPNYLAWEERKHVSPGQHLRAYDLPGEHGRAATLICNDAWQPVLPWLAVQDGAEVIVIPTNSAASLDPEAMDTGLYWDTLLSYTARMLQCWVVFVNRVGNENGATFWGGSRVVDPRGTVVAQAPKWEAGLVTVDIDLHEARRQRRAVPLVAEARLGLVDREVRRLIDEGGDS; from the coding sequence ATGCGCGTCGCCCTGGCTCAGACCGACTGCGCACTCGGCGAGGTGGACGAGAACCTGGAGGTCGCCCGCGAGTGCGTGGCCCAGGCGCGGGCCCAGTCCGCCGACCTGGTGGTGTTCCCCGAGCTGAGCCTGCACGGCTACCACCTGGGCGCCCTGAGGCGGGACACCTCGCTTGCGGCCGACGACCCGCGCCTGCTCGACCTGTCCCTGCTCGGCCCGGACGTCCTGATCGGCCTGCACGAGCACACCAGCCTGCGCGCGTACAACACGGCGGGGTACTACGCGGCGGGCGCCCTGCGGCACGCGCACCGCAAGCTGTACCTGCCGAACTACCTCGCCTGGGAGGAGCGCAAGCACGTCAGCCCCGGCCAGCACCTGCGCGCCTACGACCTGCCCGGCGAGCACGGCCGCGCGGCCACGCTGATCTGCAACGATGCCTGGCAGCCGGTGCTTCCGTGGCTCGCGGTGCAGGACGGCGCGGAGGTCATCGTCATCCCCACGAACAGCGCGGCGAGCCTCGACCCGGAGGCGATGGACACGGGCCTGTACTGGGACACCCTGCTGTCGTACACGGCCCGCATGCTCCAGTGCTGGGTGGTGTTCGTGAACCGCGTCGGGAACGAGAACGGGGCCACGTTCTGGGGCGGTTCGCGGGTCGTGGACCCGCGCGGCACGGTGGTGGCGCAGGCGCCCAAGTGGGAGGCGGGCCTGGTCACGGTCGACATCGACCTGCACGAGGCCCGCCGCCAGCGCCGCGCGGTCCCCCTCGTGGCGGAGGCCCGCCTCGGCCTGGTCGACCGAGAGGTCCGCCGCCTGATCGACGAAGGCGGCGACTCCTAG